In one Pseudomonas sp. SG20056 genomic region, the following are encoded:
- a CDS encoding paraquat-inducible protein A — protein sequence MAGPARSEPLSELELKQLIACHECDLLLRKPEAAAGERVECPRCGYELYTHRAQVVRRSMALVIAALLLYIPANFLPIMQLNLLGQATEDTVWTGVLGLYNSGMQSVAVVVFLCSMAVPLLKLLCQFAVLLTIRLDIGRSYGLLLYRIYHHMREWGMLEVYLMGILVAIVKLVDLAELSIGLGLLCFVALLLVQVWLEVTMSPHQIWEALSGEDAHAGD from the coding sequence ATGGCCGGACCGGCACGTTCTGAACCACTTTCCGAACTTGAGCTTAAGCAGCTGATTGCCTGTCATGAGTGCGATCTGTTGCTGCGTAAGCCTGAAGCTGCTGCAGGTGAGCGGGTCGAATGCCCACGCTGTGGTTATGAGTTGTACACCCATCGTGCACAGGTCGTGCGCCGCAGTATGGCGTTGGTGATTGCGGCTTTGTTGTTGTATATCCCCGCCAATTTTCTGCCGATCATGCAGCTCAACCTGCTCGGGCAGGCGACTGAGGATACCGTCTGGACGGGCGTACTCGGCCTGTATAACAGCGGCATGCAGAGCGTGGCCGTGGTTGTGTTTCTCTGCAGCATGGCGGTGCCACTGCTCAAGCTGTTGTGCCAGTTTGCCGTGTTGCTGACCATCCGACTGGATATCGGTCGTAGTTATGGCCTACTGCTTTATCGCATTTATCACCATATGCGCGAGTGGGGCATGCTTGAGGTCTACCTGATGGGCATCCTGGTCGCGATTGTGAAGCTGGTCGATCTGGCCGAGTTGAGCATTGGTCTGGGGCTGCTGTGTTTTGTCGCGCTGTTATTGGTTCAGGTCTGGCTGGAGGTGACGATGTCGCCCCATCAGATCTGGGAAGCTTTGTCGGGGGAGGATGCGCATGCGGGCGATTGA
- a CDS encoding MlaD family protein, with amino-acid sequence MNDLPLAKARPASNWSAIWVLPLIALLIGGWLGWRAYNEAGIEIQVMFASGDGIQPGKTEVIFKGMPIGKVRALELDDSGERRGVRATLEMDKRVEQHLRTNTRFWLVKPSVSLAGITGLETLVSGNYITASPGDGEPTRKFTALTEPPPLADTEPGLHLTLKAERLGSLNRDSPVFYKQIQVGRVKSYALLEDQNLIEVKVFIEPQFASLVRKHTRFWNASGVSIDAGLSGVKVRTESLASIVAGGIAFATPEHRKDSPPTDPSLPFRLYEDFDSAQAGIRVSLKLHEFDGLEPGRTPVMYKGIQVGHMKTFKVDQDLSGAQVELMLDPRTEDYLVEGTDFWVVKPSISLAGITGLEALVKGNYIAIRPGDAGNPPLRDFVARAKAPPLDLSAPGLHLVLFSDTRGSLEVGSPILFKQVKVGTVQSVQLSRDDKQVAFGVHIEPEHAHLVNSSTRFWNASGITLKGGLSGVEVKSESLQTLLAGGIAFETPNLNAPKGNKRVERFSLHSSQEVALQKGVELTIRVPSGDGLSPGTAIRYKGLDVGKVERIELTDDLQAVILYARITQATQQIARVGTQFWVVKPEVSLTRAANLETLVTGQYLEVQPSNQKGAAQVNFTAAAAPPKASAREQGLRLVLSAARRGSIKPGVVVSYREVPVGKVTDFELGPTSDRVLIHILIEPRYAPLVRTGSRFWNASGIGVDAGLFSGVKVRTESLEALLEGGIAFASPDNPQMGGPAQVGQTFALHDEVKEEWLRWAPKIALEK; translated from the coding sequence ATGAATGATTTGCCGTTGGCTAAAGCGCGCCCAGCTTCAAATTGGTCGGCTATTTGGGTATTGCCACTGATAGCACTGTTGATCGGTGGCTGGCTGGGTTGGCGTGCCTACAACGAAGCCGGTATCGAGATCCAGGTGATGTTTGCCAGCGGTGATGGCATTCAGCCGGGTAAGACTGAGGTCATCTTCAAGGGCATGCCGATCGGTAAGGTCAGAGCCCTGGAGCTGGATGACAGCGGCGAGCGGCGCGGTGTGCGCGCCACCCTGGAGATGGACAAGCGAGTTGAGCAGCACCTTCGTACTAATACGCGCTTCTGGCTGGTCAAACCGAGCGTTTCGCTGGCCGGTATCACGGGGCTGGAAACCCTGGTGTCGGGTAATTACATCACCGCCAGCCCAGGTGATGGCGAGCCTACACGTAAATTCACCGCGCTGACCGAGCCGCCGCCTTTGGCCGATACCGAGCCTGGTTTGCACCTGACTCTTAAGGCCGAACGACTTGGCTCGCTCAACCGCGACAGCCCGGTGTTTTACAAGCAAATCCAAGTGGGCCGGGTGAAGAGTTATGCCCTGCTTGAAGATCAAAATCTGATCGAAGTTAAGGTATTCATCGAACCGCAGTTTGCCTCTCTGGTGCGTAAACACACGCGTTTCTGGAATGCCAGCGGCGTCTCTATCGATGCCGGTTTATCTGGAGTGAAAGTACGCACCGAGTCTTTGGCGAGCATTGTCGCGGGCGGGATTGCCTTCGCTACGCCCGAGCACCGCAAAGATAGCCCGCCGACAGACCCGAGCCTGCCGTTTCGTCTGTATGAAGACTTCGACAGCGCCCAGGCGGGTATCCGCGTGTCGCTCAAGCTGCATGAGTTCGATGGGCTGGAGCCGGGCCGTACGCCGGTTATGTACAAGGGCATCCAGGTCGGCCATATGAAGACCTTCAAGGTTGATCAGGATCTCAGTGGTGCGCAGGTGGAGTTGATGCTCGACCCACGCACCGAAGACTACCTGGTTGAAGGGACCGATTTCTGGGTGGTCAAACCATCGATTTCCCTGGCTGGGATAACCGGGCTTGAAGCGCTGGTCAAGGGCAACTACATCGCCATCCGGCCGGGTGACGCCGGCAATCCACCGCTGCGTGATTTTGTCGCTAGAGCCAAAGCTCCGCCGCTCGATCTGTCAGCGCCGGGTTTGCATCTGGTGTTGTTCAGCGACACACGCGGTTCTCTGGAGGTCGGTAGCCCGATCTTGTTCAAGCAGGTCAAGGTCGGCACGGTGCAGAGTGTTCAGCTGTCGCGTGATGACAAGCAAGTGGCCTTCGGCGTGCACATCGAGCCTGAGCATGCGCATCTGGTGAACAGCAGCACGCGCTTCTGGAATGCCAGCGGCATTACGCTGAAGGGTGGACTGTCCGGCGTTGAGGTCAAGAGCGAATCACTGCAGACCTTGTTGGCAGGTGGCATTGCCTTTGAAACACCGAATCTTAATGCGCCCAAAGGCAATAAACGGGTCGAACGCTTCAGCCTGCACAGCAGCCAGGAAGTGGCGCTGCAGAAAGGCGTTGAGCTGACTATTCGCGTACCCAGTGGCGACGGTCTCAGCCCCGGTACGGCGATTCGCTACAAGGGCCTGGACGTTGGCAAAGTTGAACGCATTGAGCTCACCGATGATCTGCAGGCGGTGATTCTGTATGCGCGGATCACCCAGGCGACTCAGCAGATCGCTCGGGTCGGTACGCAGTTCTGGGTGGTCAAACCCGAGGTCAGCCTGACCCGCGCTGCCAATCTGGAAACGCTGGTCACCGGCCAGTATCTGGAAGTGCAGCCCTCGAATCAGAAGGGCGCTGCACAGGTTAACTTTACGGCTGCCGCAGCACCGCCTAAAGCCAGCGCCCGTGAGCAAGGTCTGCGTTTGGTGTTGAGTGCGGCGCGGCGTGGTTCGATCAAACCGGGTGTGGTGGTCAGTTACCGCGAAGTGCCGGTGGGCAAGGTCACCGACTTTGAACTGGGGCCGACCTCGGATCGCGTGCTGATCCACATCCTGATCGAGCCGCGTTATGCGCCCTTGGTGCGTACCGGCAGTCGTTTCTGGAATGCCAGCGGGATTGGCGTGGATGCTGGGCTGTTCAGTGGCGTGAAGGTGCGAACCGAGTCGCTGGAGGCTTTGCTGGAAGGTGGTATTGCCTTTGCCTCCCCGGATAATCCGCAAATGGGCGGCCCGGCGCAAGTTGGGCAGACCTTTGCCCTGCACGATGAGGTCAAGGAAGAATGGTTGCGCTGGGCGCCGAAGATCGCGCTGGAGAAGTAA
- a CDS encoding paraquat-inducible protein A, which yields MRAIDAGLLICHECHQLNPQQPGSDKQFCARCGGHLHARRPNSLVRTWALLLTAAVLYIPANLLPIMTVNSLGKGQSDTIMSGVIELVNYGMLPIAAVVFIASIVVPTFKLVGIALLLYSVQRHQPMSARQRVLMYRFIEWIGRWSMLDIFVIAILVAVVNFGSLASIVPGYGATAFASVVVLTMLAALTFDPRLIWDNTDSDDHHE from the coding sequence ATGCGGGCGATTGATGCTGGGTTGTTGATTTGCCATGAATGTCATCAACTCAATCCACAGCAGCCGGGCAGCGACAAGCAATTCTGCGCGCGCTGCGGCGGACACTTGCATGCGCGTCGTCCCAACAGTCTGGTGCGTACCTGGGCGTTATTGCTCACGGCGGCGGTGCTGTATATCCCGGCCAACCTGTTGCCGATCATGACGGTTAACTCGCTTGGCAAGGGGCAGTCCGACACCATCATGTCGGGGGTTATCGAATTGGTGAACTACGGCATGCTGCCGATTGCCGCGGTGGTGTTTATCGCCAGCATTGTGGTGCCGACCTTCAAATTGGTCGGTATTGCTCTACTGCTGTACTCAGTACAGCGACATCAGCCGATGTCAGCGCGTCAGCGCGTGTTGATGTACCGCTTTATTGAATGGATCGGGCGCTGGTCGATGCTGGATATTTTCGTCATCGCGATATTGGTGGCGGTAGTCAACTTCGGCAGTTTGGCGAGTATCGTTCCCGGCTATGGCGCTACCGCGTTTGCCAGTGTGGTGGTGTTGACCATGCTGGCCGCTTTAACCTTTGACCCCCGCTTGATTTGGGATAACACGGACTCGGACGACCACCATGAATGA
- a CDS encoding DUF6160 family protein — protein sequence MRPTLGFAKTALALICAGLISSTAYARMVELEDSELSEVTGQAFINLTTDSNAGINYTRVNFGMNVDTQLNMKKLQLGQYNDSVTRPGEALGTSDLLINNFALGTVNADDTINPFKIANPFLELAYSGNKVVGVRIGFGEAKGILSGDIQSLTGNIPVHIKGTADAVYDSANAGQKLALFLGGIYETSILEADAQLVASNGTADPIRAGLAGIKNGDGLNCTSGCLPGISDAALAILKSNGCALLGIQTCFSLSQFQSLPVGNMAVNDSASTAAIEGAAKGFFISMQTQDVAWRDMDSNALINTLKGAFMNLPKYRDANGNMVAPINIDFEQAFNGIPRQDTCLGTATAGC from the coding sequence ATGCGTCCGACCCTTGGTTTTGCCAAAACTGCGCTCGCCTTGATCTGTGCTGGATTAATCAGCAGCACTGCCTACGCCAGAATGGTCGAGCTGGAGGACAGCGAGCTGTCGGAAGTGACCGGTCAGGCCTTTATCAACCTGACGACGGATAGCAACGCCGGGATCAACTACACCCGGGTCAATTTCGGCATGAATGTCGATACCCAGCTGAATATGAAGAAGTTGCAGCTGGGGCAGTACAACGATTCGGTGACCCGTCCTGGCGAGGCATTGGGCACCTCTGACCTGCTGATCAATAACTTTGCATTGGGTACGGTCAATGCCGATGACACCATCAACCCGTTCAAGATCGCCAATCCATTTCTGGAACTGGCCTATTCGGGCAACAAAGTGGTGGGGGTGCGTATTGGTTTCGGTGAAGCCAAAGGCATTCTGTCCGGGGATATTCAGAGCTTGACGGGCAATATCCCCGTTCATATCAAAGGTACTGCTGATGCGGTTTATGACAGTGCTAATGCCGGCCAGAAGTTGGCACTTTTTTTGGGTGGAATATATGAGACAAGCATACTAGAGGCTGATGCTCAGTTAGTGGCATCCAACGGGACTGCAGACCCCATTCGTGCCGGTCTGGCTGGGATCAAGAATGGCGACGGCCTGAACTGTACTAGCGGTTGTTTGCCGGGTATTTCCGACGCAGCCCTGGCCATCCTCAAGTCAAATGGCTGTGCTTTGCTAGGTATCCAGACCTGTTTCTCGCTATCGCAATTCCAGTCACTCCCTGTTGGCAATATGGCGGTCAATGACTCGGCTTCTACTGCTGCGATTGAAGGCGCCGCCAAAGGGTTCTTTATTTCCATGCAAACCCAGGACGTGGCCTGGCGTGACATGGATAGCAATGCGCTGATCAATACCTTGAAAGGGGCCTTTATGAACCTGCCCAAGTACCGTGATGCCAACGGCAATATGGTGGCCCCGATCAATATCGATTTTGAGCAGGCGTTCAATGGTATTCCCCGGCAGGACACCTGCCTGGGCACAGCCACTGCGGGGTGCTGA
- the mksE gene encoding Mks condensin complex protein MksE, with product MNIDLKELTQLAPIFRELFKGYHISRSNPELYTQLAGQQDQYRGLFKALGYELTCDSRGFYYFVPEQMGAQVNKTAQRLALFTFILVEHLADQGRDPLAVLDGGSLGRDELPALLEKYRDLLLQAEVTTQEELEEKVMRRLTQLGFASEDNGIYRFLAPMHRFLDVCLSVQQDRDLAATLHSSLPLPTPVLLDDETEDEIISLTEEPTEESEEDALARAMAEERDAQEMDA from the coding sequence ATGAATATCGATCTGAAAGAACTGACCCAGCTCGCCCCGATCTTCCGCGAGCTGTTCAAGGGCTACCACATCAGCCGCAGCAACCCGGAGCTTTACACCCAGCTGGCCGGCCAACAGGACCAGTACCGCGGCCTGTTCAAGGCCCTGGGCTATGAGCTGACCTGCGACAGCCGCGGCTTCTATTATTTCGTGCCCGAACAGATGGGTGCTCAGGTCAACAAGACCGCTCAGCGCCTGGCGCTGTTCACCTTTATTCTGGTCGAGCACCTGGCCGATCAGGGCCGTGACCCGCTGGCCGTACTCGACGGCGGCAGCCTTGGCCGTGACGAGCTGCCCGCCCTACTGGAAAAGTATCGCGACCTGCTCCTCCAGGCCGAAGTCACCACCCAGGAAGAGTTGGAAGAAAAAGTCATGCGCCGCCTGACCCAACTGGGTTTTGCCAGCGAAGACAACGGCATCTACCGCTTCCTCGCGCCGATGCACCGCTTCCTCGATGTGTGTCTCTCGGTGCAACAGGACCGCGACCTGGCCGCCACGCTGCACAGCAGCCTGCCGCTGCCGACGCCGGTGCTGCTGGACGATGAGACCGAAGACGAGATCATCAGCCTCACCGAAGAGCCGACCGAGGAATCCGAAGAAGACGCACTGGCCCGCGCCATGGCCGAAGAACGTGACGCACAGGAGATGGACGCATGA
- the mksB gene encoding Mks condensin complex protein MksB, producing MIDPKRVLRALAEHWTLLEPLCERFDAGTLSLVELRNQLAAQLPEGTPTDVTALLDQWIRLDIMVPVAKSPNRFELNAQIHDFLAYLRREHRLGLCLEIEAYLRHLERLAGYIKDAFEVRDAADLARQLRLLDMRVRDVLKKLANDEQALVAVADRAKTSDRQIPLRQRYAEVLATWDEYVEPMIQLVAADGAFEQGVYRVEHVLLRLLGEQQRLGQLVDDDLLLRTHARILEMQTTAQLTLRRARELLLPLREEARRHNAVTRGAALALAAIRKKGLDAVPQASLPLFSRPQSTFLGTASQVEAYVYALARFEPKPAQFPKAHGSRKGEAPRAPRTAREMIERCEQALPLPDLMVWLLEQEPEGATDELLYWFSRLSRDGRFQRERLERRDYLTREHQVSLSSFALIKPAGTTV from the coding sequence ATGATTGATCCCAAGCGCGTACTGCGCGCCCTTGCCGAACACTGGACGTTGCTGGAGCCGCTGTGCGAGCGCTTCGATGCCGGCACCCTGAGCCTGGTGGAGCTGCGCAATCAGCTCGCCGCACAGTTGCCCGAAGGCACGCCAACCGATGTCACCGCCCTGCTCGACCAGTGGATTCGCCTGGATATCATGGTGCCGGTGGCCAAGAGCCCCAATCGTTTCGAGCTGAACGCACAGATTCACGACTTCCTCGCCTACCTGCGCCGTGAACACCGCCTGGGCCTGTGCCTGGAAATCGAAGCCTATTTGCGCCATCTGGAGCGCCTGGCAGGCTATATCAAGGACGCCTTCGAGGTGCGCGACGCCGCCGACCTAGCGCGTCAGCTGCGTTTGCTCGATATGCGCGTGCGCGATGTATTGAAGAAGCTGGCCAACGACGAACAGGCCCTGGTCGCCGTGGCCGATCGGGCCAAGACCAGCGACCGGCAGATTCCGCTGCGTCAGCGCTACGCCGAAGTGCTGGCCACCTGGGACGAATACGTTGAACCGATGATCCAGCTGGTCGCCGCCGACGGCGCCTTCGAGCAAGGCGTCTACCGCGTCGAACATGTGCTGCTGCGCCTGCTTGGCGAACAGCAGCGCCTCGGCCAATTGGTGGATGACGACCTGCTGCTGCGCACCCACGCACGCATTCTGGAAATGCAGACCACCGCCCAACTGACCCTGCGCCGTGCTCGCGAGCTGCTGTTGCCGCTGCGCGAGGAAGCGCGCCGGCATAACGCCGTGACCCGTGGCGCGGCCCTGGCCCTGGCGGCCATTCGCAAGAAGGGCTTGGACGCCGTGCCGCAGGCCTCCTTGCCGCTGTTCAGTCGCCCACAAAGCACCTTTCTCGGCACCGCGTCGCAGGTCGAGGCCTATGTTTACGCCCTGGCCCGGTTCGAGCCGAAGCCGGCGCAGTTCCCCAAGGCCCATGGCAGCCGTAAAGGCGAAGCCCCCCGCGCGCCGCGCACGGCGCGGGAGATGATCGAGCGCTGCGAACAGGCTCTGCCGCTGCCGGATCTGATGGTCTGGCTGCTGGAGCAGGAACCCGAAGGCGCCACCGACGAATTGCTCTACTGGTTCTCGCGCCTGTCCCGCGATGGCCGTTTCCAGCGCGAGCGCCTGGAGCGCCGCGACTACCTCACCCGCGAGCATCAGGTCAGCCTGAGCTCCTTTGCCCTGATCAAGCCGGCCGGGACCACCGTATGA